The Tistrella mobilis genome window below encodes:
- a CDS encoding GAF domain-containing protein yields MFDAAPIDTDTTPKPELYRLLARQLEALIAGERDPVANAANMSALIWMSLPGLNWAGFYFLKSPDELVLGPFQGRPACVRIARGRGVCGTAVAEARTQLVEDVHAFPGHIACDAASASEIVVPLIRDGRILGVLDLDSPHPARFDTEDQAGLERLAAIWVAGSDCA; encoded by the coding sequence ATGTTCGACGCCGCCCCCATCGACACCGACACAACGCCCAAGCCCGAGCTGTACCGCCTGCTCGCCCGCCAGCTTGAAGCCCTGATCGCGGGAGAGCGCGACCCGGTGGCCAATGCCGCCAACATGTCGGCGCTGATCTGGATGTCGCTGCCCGGGCTCAACTGGGCCGGCTTCTACTTTCTGAAAAGCCCGGACGAGCTGGTGCTGGGCCCCTTCCAGGGCCGGCCCGCCTGCGTGCGCATCGCCCGCGGCCGCGGCGTCTGCGGCACGGCGGTCGCGGAGGCCCGCACCCAGCTGGTCGAAGACGTCCACGCCTTCCCCGGCCACATCGCCTGCGATGCCGCCTCGGCCTCGGAAATCGTGGTCCCGCTGATCCGCGACGGCCGGATCCTGGGCGTGCTCGACCTGGACAGCCCCCACCCCGCCCGCTTCGACACCGAGGACCAGGCCGGCCTGGAACGCCTGGCCGCGATCTGGGTGGCGGGGAGCGATTGCGCCTGA
- a CDS encoding putative bifunctional diguanylate cyclase/phosphodiesterase: MSTSRPRRFLRRLSRRLRLREAGIIAVVMIVAGYIAVAFDLFEASLHAADTATAMLELDEALALGVLLALIMLGVALRQYRDQSREIARRREAETEARRLAYQDPLTGLANRRRFEERLAAAIAAPPAAGAAHGLFLLDLNGFKQVNDVYGHGTGDEVLMVVANRLMGAVRDSDLVARLGGDEFAVLAPHLMGPEGATSVALRLTRAFADPITSGRGRHDVGTGIGIALLPQDAGDPVEALRRADVALYRAKTERRTAFRFFETQMDDAVRLREALEIDLRAAVARGGFDLLYQPSIELDTGRVSGFEAVISWQHPVHGDIPPERFLPIAEDTGLIHGLGRWMLEQAARTAAGWPADVTLSVDLLPGQVKDPAFAADAIRILAEAGLEAGRVEFDIAESTLVGDPDTVRALVGDLRSAGARVALANFGTGYSSLYHLRDLELDRVKIDRSFIQRIDEAETARLVQALAGLGEGLGLDVGAEGLGAGTGIAADRLMASGIRNASTRGRSVTAAESLGMIGVPAIPPMP, encoded by the coding sequence ATGTCGACGTCGCGGCCGCGCCGCTTCCTGCGCCGCCTGTCCCGCCGCCTCCGCCTCAGGGAGGCCGGCATCATCGCCGTGGTCATGATCGTCGCCGGCTACATCGCCGTGGCCTTCGACCTGTTCGAGGCGAGCCTGCACGCGGCCGACACCGCCACCGCGATGCTGGAACTCGACGAGGCGCTGGCGCTGGGGGTGTTGCTTGCCCTGATCATGCTGGGCGTGGCGCTGCGCCAGTACCGCGACCAGAGCCGCGAGATCGCGCGCCGGCGCGAGGCCGAAACCGAGGCCCGCCGCCTGGCCTATCAGGATCCGCTGACCGGCCTTGCCAATCGCCGGCGGTTCGAGGAGCGGCTTGCGGCCGCAATCGCCGCCCCGCCGGCGGCAGGGGCGGCCCATGGCCTGTTCCTGCTCGACCTGAACGGCTTCAAGCAGGTCAACGACGTCTACGGCCACGGCACCGGCGACGAGGTGCTGATGGTGGTCGCCAACCGGCTGATGGGGGCGGTGCGCGACAGCGATCTGGTGGCCAGGCTCGGCGGCGACGAATTCGCGGTTCTCGCCCCGCATCTGATGGGGCCGGAAGGGGCGACCAGTGTGGCGCTGCGCCTGACCCGCGCCTTCGCCGACCCGATCACCAGCGGCCGCGGCCGTCATGATGTCGGCACCGGCATCGGCATTGCGCTGCTGCCCCAGGATGCGGGCGATCCGGTCGAGGCGCTGAGGCGGGCCGATGTGGCGCTCTACCGGGCAAAGACCGAGCGTCGCACCGCCTTCCGCTTCTTCGAGACCCAGATGGACGATGCGGTCCGGCTGCGCGAGGCGCTGGAGATCGACCTCAGGGCGGCCGTGGCCAGGGGCGGGTTCGACCTGCTCTACCAGCCCTCGATCGAACTCGACACCGGCCGGGTGAGCGGGTTCGAGGCGGTGATCAGCTGGCAGCACCCCGTCCATGGCGACATTCCGCCGGAACGTTTCCTGCCGATCGCCGAAGATACCGGGCTGATCCACGGCCTCGGCCGCTGGATGCTGGAACAGGCCGCCCGCACCGCAGCCGGCTGGCCGGCGGATGTGACGCTGTCGGTCGACCTGCTGCCCGGCCAGGTAAAGGATCCGGCCTTTGCCGCCGATGCCATCCGCATCCTGGCCGAAGCCGGCCTTGAGGCCGGTCGGGTGGAGTTCGACATCGCCGAGAGCACGCTGGTGGGCGATCCCGATACCGTGCGCGCCCTGGTCGGCGATCTCAGATCCGCCGGCGCCCGGGTGGCGCTGGCCAATTTCGGCACCGGCTATTCCAGCCTCTATCATCTGCGCGATCTGGAACTCGACCGGGTCAAGATCGACCGCAGCTTCATTCAGCGGATCGACGAGGCGGAAACCGCCCGGCTGGTCCAGGCGCTCGCCGGGCTGGGCGAAGGGCTCGGCCTCGATGTCGGTGCCGAAGGGCTGGGTGCGGGAACCGGCATTGCCGCCGACCGGCTGATGGCGAGCGGCATCCGCAACGCCTCCACCCGGGGGCGAAGCGTGACGGCAGCCGAAAGCCTGGGCATGATCGGCGTCCCAGCCATTCCGCCCATGCCCTGA
- a CDS encoding ABC transporter substrate-binding protein, translated as MRTLKTLLTGSVAGLALALAATGPGLAADALTLQLKWVTQAQFAGYYVAKEKGFYDEAGLDVTIKAGGPDINPSQVIAGGGADVVVDWMPSALATREKGVPLVNIAQIFQQSGMMLTCRKDSGIKTPADFKGHTLGVWFGGNEYPFLSWMSTLGYKTEGPDADITVLKQGFNVDPILQKQASCVSTMTYNEYWQILDAGVPADELITFKYQDQGVATLEDGLYTLEKSLQDPAMVDKLGRFVKASVKGWEYAAAHQDEAVEIVLDNDTTGAQTEEHQTRMMQEVAKLLDGSKKGMGYLAPDDFQRTVKVLLGAKSAPVITKDPGQAAWTHAVYDKAM; from the coding sequence ATGAGGACGCTCAAGACCCTCCTGACCGGTTCGGTCGCCGGGCTTGCCCTGGCACTGGCCGCGACGGGCCCCGGCCTTGCCGCCGATGCGCTGACCCTGCAGCTGAAATGGGTCACCCAGGCGCAGTTCGCCGGCTATTACGTGGCGAAGGAAAAGGGCTTCTACGACGAAGCCGGGCTCGACGTGACCATCAAGGCCGGCGGTCCCGACATCAACCCGTCGCAGGTGATCGCCGGCGGCGGTGCCGATGTCGTGGTCGACTGGATGCCCTCGGCGCTGGCGACGCGTGAGAAGGGCGTGCCGCTGGTCAACATCGCCCAGATCTTCCAGCAGTCGGGCATGATGCTGACCTGCCGCAAGGACAGCGGCATCAAGACCCCGGCCGATTTCAAGGGCCATACCCTGGGCGTCTGGTTCGGCGGCAACGAGTATCCCTTCCTGTCGTGGATGTCGACGCTGGGCTACAAGACCGAAGGTCCGGATGCCGACATCACCGTGCTGAAGCAGGGCTTCAACGTCGACCCGATCCTGCAGAAGCAGGCCTCCTGCGTGTCGACCATGACCTATAACGAATACTGGCAGATCCTGGATGCCGGCGTGCCGGCCGACGAGCTGATCACCTTCAAGTATCAGGATCAGGGCGTCGCCACGCTGGAAGACGGCCTCTATACCCTGGAGAAGAGCCTTCAGGATCCGGCCATGGTCGACAAGCTCGGCCGCTTCGTGAAGGCCAGCGTCAAGGGCTGGGAGTATGCCGCAGCTCACCAGGACGAGGCGGTGGAGATCGTGCTCGACAACGACACCACCGGCGCCCAGACCGAAGAACACCAGACCCGGATGATGCAGGAAGTCGCCAAGCTGCTCGACGGCTCGAAGAAGGGCATGGGCTATCTGGCGCCGGATGACTTCCAGCGCACGGTGAAGGTGCTGCTGGGGGCGAAGTCGGCCCCGGTCATCACCAAGGATCCGGGCCAGGCCGCCTGGACCCATGCGGTCTACGACAAGGCCATGTGA
- a CDS encoding OFA family MFS transporter: MVQIAVTDGPGARPGLLDRERIIARPGFNRWLVPPAALAIHLCIGMAYGFSVFWLPLSRAIGVTQPVACADLTLLSALTTTSCDWRISDLVWIYTLFFVVLGTSAAAFGGWLERAGPRKAGVVSAICWCGGMAVSALGVASHQLWLMWLGSGVIGGVGLGLGYISPVSTLIKWFPDRRGMATGMAIMGFGGGAMIGSPLANMMMNHFRTPESVGVWETFLALGAIYLVFMLAGAFGYRVPPAGWRPDGWTPKPASKAMITHGHVHLRDAHKTPQFWLIWAVLCLNVSASIGIIGVAAPMLQEIFGGALVGAPEVGFLDFDEQQKLSAAAIAAGFVGLISLFNIGGRFFWASLSDHLGRKATYAVFFVLGAGLYLAAPVLAGGHALALFVLAFCVIASMYGGGFATIPAYLADIFGTQFVGAIHGRLLTAWSTAGILGPLVVAYMRDAQIAAGVPRPQIYDTIMIVLAVMLAAGFLCNLAIRPLAERWFIGKAELAEIQAKLRPVDAAHEGSFGIGRGGIDTRAALAWAAVGLPILWGVWITLDKALVLFR, from the coding sequence GCTCGATCGCGAACGCATCATCGCCCGCCCGGGCTTCAATCGCTGGCTGGTGCCGCCGGCGGCGCTTGCCATCCATCTCTGCATCGGCATGGCCTATGGGTTCAGCGTCTTCTGGCTGCCGCTGTCGCGCGCGATCGGCGTGACCCAGCCGGTTGCCTGCGCCGATCTCACCTTGCTGTCGGCGCTGACCACCACCAGCTGCGACTGGCGGATCAGCGATCTGGTCTGGATCTATACCCTGTTCTTCGTGGTGCTCGGCACCTCGGCCGCGGCCTTCGGTGGCTGGCTGGAACGGGCGGGACCGCGCAAGGCCGGTGTCGTTTCCGCAATCTGCTGGTGCGGCGGCATGGCGGTGTCGGCGCTGGGCGTCGCCAGCCATCAGCTCTGGCTGATGTGGCTGGGCTCGGGCGTGATCGGCGGCGTCGGTCTGGGGCTCGGCTATATTTCGCCGGTCTCGACCCTGATCAAATGGTTCCCCGACCGGCGCGGCATGGCCACCGGCATGGCGATCATGGGGTTCGGCGGCGGCGCGATGATCGGCAGCCCGCTCGCCAACATGATGATGAACCACTTCCGCACGCCCGAATCGGTGGGGGTGTGGGAGACGTTCCTGGCGCTGGGCGCGATCTATCTGGTGTTCATGCTGGCCGGCGCCTTCGGGTACCGCGTGCCGCCGGCCGGCTGGCGGCCCGACGGCTGGACGCCGAAACCGGCGTCGAAGGCCATGATCACCCATGGCCATGTCCATCTGCGCGACGCCCATAAGACGCCGCAATTCTGGCTGATCTGGGCGGTTCTGTGCCTGAACGTCTCGGCCAGCATCGGCATCATCGGCGTGGCCGCACCCATGCTGCAGGAAATCTTCGGCGGCGCGCTGGTCGGTGCGCCGGAGGTCGGTTTCCTGGACTTCGACGAGCAGCAGAAGCTTTCGGCCGCGGCGATCGCCGCCGGTTTCGTGGGGTTGATCTCGCTGTTCAACATCGGCGGCCGCTTCTTCTGGGCCTCGCTGTCGGACCATCTGGGCCGCAAGGCCACCTATGCGGTGTTTTTCGTGCTGGGGGCCGGCCTCTATCTGGCGGCGCCGGTGCTGGCGGGCGGCCATGCGCTGGCGTTGTTCGTGCTTGCCTTCTGCGTCATCGCCTCGATGTATGGCGGCGGCTTCGCGACCATTCCGGCCTATCTGGCCGACATCTTCGGCACCCAGTTCGTCGGCGCCATCCACGGCCGCCTGCTCACCGCCTGGTCGACCGCCGGCATTCTGGGGCCGCTGGTGGTGGCCTATATGCGCGATGCGCAGATCGCCGCCGGCGTACCGCGGCCCCAGATCTACGATACGATCATGATCGTGCTGGCGGTGATGCTGGCTGCAGGCTTCCTGTGCAATCTGGCCATCCGGCCGCTGGCCGAGCGCTGGTTCATCGGCAAGGCGGAACTGGCCGAGATCCAGGCGAAGCTCCGCCCGGTGGATGCGGCGCATGAAGGCTCGTTCGGCATCGGCCGTGGCGGCATCGACACCCGCGCCGCCCTCGCCTGGGCCGCCGTCGGCCTGCCGATCCTCTGGGGGGTGTGGATCACCCTCGACAAGGCGCTGGTGCTGTTCCGGTGA